A section of the Mycobacterium sp. 3519A genome encodes:
- a CDS encoding 1-acyl-sn-glycerol-3-phosphate acyltransferase, whose product MEPVFRTLEIAVSTATKVIGTKITYEGLEHIPERGGAVIAINHTSYLDWWPAALAAYQRRRRMRFMIKAEMQDVRMVNFLIKHSGTIPVDRTAGAGAYAVAVERLRAGEIVGVYPEATISRSFELKEFKTGAARMARDADVPIIPMIVWGAHRRWTKDHPKDLRRKSKIPITVAVGPPFGAADTIDATLAAIREAMTSLLHKVQLDYPHPEGAYWVPRRLGGSAPTLERAKQLDEAELAERARKRAEREAKSHR is encoded by the coding sequence ATGGAGCCGGTCTTCCGCACGCTGGAGATTGCGGTCAGCACCGCGACCAAGGTCATCGGGACGAAGATCACCTACGAGGGTCTGGAACACATCCCCGAACGCGGCGGTGCTGTGATCGCGATCAACCACACCAGCTACCTGGACTGGTGGCCTGCGGCGCTGGCGGCATACCAGCGGCGCCGCCGGATGCGCTTCATGATCAAGGCCGAGATGCAGGACGTGAGGATGGTCAACTTCCTGATCAAGCACTCCGGCACCATCCCGGTCGACCGCACCGCAGGTGCAGGCGCCTACGCGGTGGCCGTCGAACGCCTGCGGGCCGGTGAGATCGTCGGCGTCTACCCGGAAGCCACCATCAGCCGCAGCTTCGAGCTCAAGGAGTTCAAAACCGGCGCGGCCAGGATGGCCAGGGACGCCGACGTGCCGATCATCCCGATGATCGTGTGGGGCGCGCACCGACGCTGGACCAAAGACCACCCAAAAGACTTGCGCCGCAAGAGCAAAATCCCGATCACCGTCGCGGTCGGGCCACCGTTCGGCGCCGCCGACACCATCGACGCGACCCTCGCCGCCATCCGCGAGGCGATGACCTCGTTGCTGCACAAGGTGCAGCTCGACTACCCGCATCCCGAGGGCGCGTACTGGGTGCCCCGCCGGCTGGGCGGTTCCGCCCCGACGTTGGAGCGGGCCAAACAGCTCGACGAGGCCGAGTTGGCCGAACGCGCGCGCAAGCGGGCCGAGCGGGAAGCGAAGAGCCACCGGTGA
- a CDS encoding HAD family hydrolase encodes MTPDLIATDVDGTLLDDDEKITARTRDAVTAAVDAGAQFVLATGRPPRWVQPVVDALGFAPMAVCANGAVIYDPSADRIVTARTLSTDVLAELAEIATRVIPGAGLAVERVGTSAHDAATPQFVSSPGYEHAWLNPDNTEVSIEDLLSAPAVKLLIRKAGARSSDMAEVLAKHIGLEGDITYSTNNGLIEIVPLGISKATGVEELARPLGITAEGVVAFGDMPNDVPMLHWAGLGVAMGNAHPDAVAAADEVTAPNTEDGLARILERWWP; translated from the coding sequence GTGACACCTGACCTGATTGCCACCGACGTGGACGGCACGCTGCTCGACGACGACGAGAAGATCACCGCGCGCACCCGCGATGCCGTCACCGCCGCCGTGGACGCCGGCGCCCAATTCGTGCTTGCCACCGGCAGGCCGCCGCGCTGGGTGCAGCCGGTCGTCGATGCGCTCGGCTTCGCGCCAATGGCGGTGTGCGCCAACGGCGCAGTGATCTACGACCCGTCGGCCGACCGGATCGTGACGGCGCGCACGCTGTCGACCGACGTGCTGGCCGAGCTGGCCGAGATCGCCACCCGCGTCATCCCCGGCGCGGGCCTTGCCGTCGAGCGGGTCGGCACTAGCGCCCACGACGCGGCCACCCCGCAGTTCGTCAGCTCTCCCGGCTACGAACACGCCTGGCTCAACCCCGACAACACCGAGGTGTCGATCGAGGATCTGCTCAGCGCGCCCGCGGTCAAACTGCTGATCCGCAAGGCAGGCGCGCGTAGTTCCGACATGGCCGAGGTGCTCGCGAAACACATTGGGCTGGAAGGCGATATCACCTACTCCACCAACAACGGGCTGATCGAGATCGTGCCGCTGGGCATCAGCAAGGCCACCGGCGTCGAGGAACTCGCCCGTCCTCTCGGCATCACCGCGGAGGGTGTGGTCGCCTTCGGCGACATGCCCAACGACGTGCCGATGCTGCACTGGGCCGGCCTCGGCGTGGCGATGGGCAACGCCCACCCGGACGCCGTCGCGGCCGCCGACGAGGTCACCGCGCCGAATACCGAAGACGGCCTCGCCCGCATCCTGGAACGGTGGTGGCCCTGA